The following coding sequences lie in one Symbiobacterium terraclitae genomic window:
- a CDS encoding GNAT family N-acetyltransferase, translated as MIQIRDATRSDYEAMLAVARSLPEWFNEQGLREMARDFGTHQGLVAVDNSGASEEVVGFATWLRSPDAPEPRLAEITWLGVTPAFQGRGLGRRLVEALEDRCRQVGVAVLQVSTLADTVDYAPYAGTRAFYRRLGFKDWRVDAAFYGPDADRLVLRKEL; from the coding sequence ATGATCCAGATTCGCGATGCGACCAGGTCAGACTACGAAGCGATGCTCGCAGTGGCCCGATCCCTCCCCGAGTGGTTCAACGAGCAGGGGCTCCGGGAAATGGCCAGGGACTTTGGGACCCATCAGGGGCTTGTAGCCGTTGACAACAGTGGTGCAAGCGAAGAGGTCGTTGGCTTCGCGACGTGGCTCCGGTCACCTGACGCACCCGAACCCAGGCTGGCTGAGATCACCTGGCTGGGTGTAACCCCGGCGTTTCAGGGTCGCGGGCTGGGGCGGCGGTTGGTCGAGGCCCTGGAAGACCGTTGCCGACAGGTTGGCGTCGCCGTGCTTCAGGTCTCCACCCTGGCGGACACCGTCGACTACGCCCCCTATGCCGGTACCCGCGCCTTCTACCGCAGGCTGGGATTCAAGGACTGGCGGGTTGACGCGGCCTTCTACGGCCCCGACGCGGACCGGCTGGTGCTGCGCAAGGAGTTGTGA
- a CDS encoding DUF5694 domain-containing protein, whose product MSADRAKVMVLGTYHMSNPNLDHVKTEYQDVLVERYQKQIQDVVTRLLRYRPTHVAVEVEPGQVHAWQEQYAQYRAGRLELGRNEIYQLGFRLAREMGHPRIYGIDYRLDLNFEAALSTARNLGMTRFLSAFERVTRDVHEAQQHAESEGGVLGLLRYLNSARHDALHAVYLQLAVVGAGRSYVGTNLVADWYKRNLYMFAHIASLAERGSDRILVLVGAGHRPLLKQFIMDSPDLDYVDPLPYLE is encoded by the coding sequence ATGTCTGCTGATCGTGCGAAGGTCATGGTTCTGGGTACTTATCACATGTCAAACCCGAATCTTGACCACGTGAAGACGGAATACCAGGACGTACTGGTTGAACGGTATCAGAAACAGATCCAGGATGTGGTAACGCGGCTGCTGCGGTACCGGCCTACGCACGTGGCCGTTGAGGTTGAGCCCGGTCAGGTGCACGCGTGGCAAGAGCAGTACGCCCAGTATCGGGCTGGCCGCCTCGAACTGGGGCGAAACGAGATCTACCAACTGGGTTTCCGCCTGGCCCGCGAGATGGGGCATCCCCGCATCTATGGCATCGACTACAGACTGGACCTGAACTTCGAGGCTGCCTTGTCAACTGCGAGGAATCTCGGCATGACCCGTTTCTTGTCCGCGTTCGAGCGCGTCACTCGTGACGTGCATGAAGCGCAGCAGCACGCTGAATCCGAAGGCGGCGTACTGGGGCTGCTGCGCTACCTCAACTCAGCCCGGCATGACGCCCTGCACGCCGTGTACCTGCAGCTCGCCGTGGTGGGGGCGGGCCGATCGTACGTTGGGACAAACCTCGTCGCAGATTGGTATAAGCGGAATCTCTACATGTTCGCCCACATCGCCAGCCTCGCCGAGCGCGGTTCGGACCGGATCCTGGTGCTGGTGGGTGCGGGCCATCGCCCCCTGCTCAAACAGTTCATCATGGATTCCCCCGACCTCGACTACGTTGATCCCCTTCCCTATCTGGAGTAG
- a CDS encoding DUF3303 family protein: MRHLVIMRHSPESCPGRPENEAVHPCFNKMQDLLDKHGVATVGKWADPPAHVSYIVLDAPNAHVIQEAIMESGLFLYTTTTEVRPVLSMD, from the coding sequence GTGCGCCATCTGGTGATCATGCGCCACAGCCCTGAGTCCTGCCCTGGCCGTCCGGAAAACGAGGCCGTTCATCCATGCTTCAACAAGATGCAGGACCTCCTTGACAAGCACGGGGTCGCGACCGTCGGGAAGTGGGCGGATCCGCCTGCCCATGTCAGCTACATCGTGCTGGACGCGCCGAACGCGCACGTCATCCAGGAAGCGATCATGGAGAGCGGTCTGTTCCTGTACACGACGACGACCGAGGTACGCCCGGTGCTGAGCATGGACTGA
- a CDS encoding winged helix DNA-binding domain-containing protein — MSCAGVDRCAVYADRQWLGRERKACDVVALARHLVGIQSQLPTTPGLAARARLADVGPDDVRHELEQTRRLVRTWTVRGTLHVVPAEDLPLFWQALRPEWEARWSKYLDNHVTRQQRADAAEACLQILARGPATRAELLAGAQEILDCRDEWVAYLFSSWGGVLKDLAYAGKVVYGPERDGEVQFVRTEDWVGIPELNKDPDDILAALLERYLLAYSPARLQDFVHWSGVTAKRAREALARLKGRVEVRDGWLVRAREDDQPPGDVGVVRLLPKFDPYLLAHKEKFYLDEAHYKAVFRQAADVAAVILSRGRVIGTWRAQGHRVTPELFAPVDGAVAAALEQELEALSAWLRQPVQTGQGRRSALRAGRTSRLEGAPPDQPDGCAS; from the coding sequence ATGAGTTGTGCCGGTGTTGATCGGTGTGCCGTCTACGCGGACCGCCAATGGCTGGGGAGGGAGCGGAAGGCCTGCGACGTCGTCGCACTGGCCCGCCATCTGGTGGGGATCCAGAGCCAGCTTCCCACCACGCCCGGGCTCGCGGCGAGGGCGAGGCTCGCCGACGTCGGGCCGGACGACGTCCGGCACGAACTGGAGCAGACGCGGCGGCTGGTTCGGACCTGGACCGTGCGGGGTACCCTGCACGTCGTTCCCGCGGAAGACCTGCCCCTGTTCTGGCAGGCGCTCCGGCCCGAGTGGGAGGCGCGATGGAGCAAGTATCTCGACAACCACGTCACCCGGCAGCAGCGGGCGGATGCCGCCGAGGCCTGCCTGCAGATCCTGGCGCGGGGGCCGGCCACCCGGGCCGAGCTCCTGGCCGGTGCACAGGAGATCCTCGACTGTAGGGACGAGTGGGTGGCGTACCTCTTCTCCTCGTGGGGAGGCGTCCTCAAGGACCTGGCCTACGCCGGGAAGGTCGTCTATGGCCCCGAGCGGGACGGTGAGGTTCAGTTTGTGCGGACCGAGGACTGGGTGGGCATTCCGGAACTGAACAAGGACCCGGACGACATCCTTGCCGCCCTGCTGGAGCGGTACTTGCTCGCCTACAGCCCCGCCAGGCTCCAGGATTTCGTCCACTGGAGCGGCGTCACCGCGAAGCGGGCACGGGAGGCCCTGGCCCGCCTGAAGGGCCGGGTGGAGGTGCGGGACGGGTGGCTGGTCCGGGCGCGGGAGGACGATCAGCCCCCGGGCGATGTGGGCGTCGTGCGCCTGCTCCCGAAGTTCGACCCCTACCTCCTGGCGCACAAGGAGAAGTTCTACCTCGACGAGGCGCACTACAAGGCGGTCTTCCGCCAGGCTGCCGACGTCGCCGCAGTGATCCTCAGCCGCGGCCGGGTGATCGGCACCTGGCGGGCCCAGGGACACAGGGTGACCCCCGAACTGTTTGCCCCCGTCGATGGTGCGGTCGCCGCCGCGCTGGAGCAGGAGCTCGAGGCGCTCTCCGCATGGCTTCGGCAGCCGGTCCAGACAGGGCAGGGCCGCCGGTCGGCCCTGCGAGCAGGGCGGACGAGCCGCTTGGAGGGAGCTCCGCCTGACCAGCCTGACGGCTGCGCCAGCTGA
- a CDS encoding MOSC domain-containing protein: protein MRASPAHGTARIVGQVTQLRRYPVKSMLGEEVRAAEVTSRGILGDRAYALVDRETGRVASAKRPHLWRRLLACAAEMLPAGAAADGRPAVRIALPDGRAFRNTEPGLEEALSELLGRRVSLVAEPPAEAQLERADPEEVLLKGTAADVPFSVGPLGAGSPAGTFFDFAPVHLITTATLSRLAAWSRRGKAEAVRFRPNIVVDTAPARDAFLENEWVGSVLQVGADVLLRVVVPTPRCAVPTLAHGDLPDDPEPLRVAAQHNRVPIPGLGPLPCVGIYAQVVRPGRVSEGDPVYLLPG, encoded by the coding sequence ATGAGGGCCAGTCCCGCACATGGCACCGCACGGATCGTGGGGCAGGTGACGCAGCTCCGCCGGTATCCCGTCAAGTCCATGCTGGGCGAAGAGGTGCGCGCAGCCGAGGTGACGTCCCGGGGGATTCTCGGCGACCGGGCGTACGCGCTGGTCGATCGGGAGACGGGGAGGGTGGCCAGCGCCAAGCGGCCGCATCTGTGGCGCAGGCTGCTGGCCTGCGCGGCGGAGATGCTGCCCGCCGGGGCGGCCGCGGACGGGCGGCCGGCGGTCAGGATTGCGCTCCCGGACGGGCGCGCGTTCCGGAACACGGAGCCGGGTCTCGAAGAGGCGCTGTCAGAACTCCTGGGACGCCGTGTCTCGCTGGTTGCGGAACCGCCCGCGGAGGCTCAGCTCGAGCGTGCTGACCCCGAAGAGGTGTTGCTGAAGGGGACCGCCGCCGACGTGCCGTTCTCGGTCGGGCCGCTGGGTGCCGGCTCGCCGGCCGGAACCTTTTTCGACTTCGCACCGGTCCACCTGATCACGACGGCGACGCTGTCCCGCCTGGCCGCGTGGAGCCGTCGAGGCAAGGCTGAGGCGGTACGCTTTCGGCCAAACATAGTCGTCGATACGGCACCGGCGAGAGACGCCTTCCTGGAGAACGAGTGGGTGGGCAGTGTGCTTCAGGTTGGTGCCGATGTGTTGCTGCGCGTGGTTGTACCAACCCCGCGCTGCGCCGTGCCCACGCTGGCCCACGGCGACCTGCCGGACGACCCGGAGCCCTTGCGGGTTGCCGCCCAGCATAACCGCGTACCCATTCCCGGGTTGGGGCCCCTGCCCTGTGTGGGCATCTACGCCCAGGTGGTGCGCCCGGGACGGGTCAGCGAGGGGGATCCGGTGTACCTCCTCCCCGGCTGA
- a CDS encoding response regulator transcription factor, whose translation MAAVKRPTVLVVDDEPRMRELIRLYLAAECDVHEAEDGLAALRAVQAIGPDLVLLDVMMPNLDGWETLKRIREETSIPVIMLTARGDVPDRVHGLRMGADDYIAKPFDGRELAARVQAVLRRSSGQVEASAPIRRGSLTIRPADRTAAYAGRTLALTPKEFDLLALLAAHPGQAFSREKLLDRIWGPDYAGDTRTVDTHIKNLREKLGEGAGMIATVWGVGYRLVEVADAQP comes from the coding sequence GTGGCGGCAGTGAAGCGGCCCACTGTCCTGGTGGTGGACGACGAGCCGCGCATGCGGGAGCTGATCCGGCTCTATCTGGCGGCCGAGTGCGACGTGCACGAGGCGGAGGACGGCCTGGCCGCCCTGCGGGCGGTGCAGGCCATCGGGCCCGACCTGGTGCTGCTGGACGTGATGATGCCCAACCTGGACGGCTGGGAGACCCTGAAGCGCATCCGGGAGGAGACCTCCATACCCGTCATCATGCTGACGGCGCGGGGGGATGTGCCGGACCGGGTGCATGGCCTCCGCATGGGCGCGGACGACTACATCGCCAAGCCCTTCGACGGGAGGGAGCTGGCGGCCAGGGTGCAGGCGGTGCTGCGCCGATCCAGCGGGCAGGTGGAGGCCAGCGCGCCGATCCGCCGGGGCAGCCTGACGATCCGGCCGGCCGACCGCACGGCCGCGTACGCGGGCCGCACGCTAGCCCTGACCCCGAAGGAGTTTGACCTGCTGGCGCTGCTGGCTGCCCACCCGGGACAGGCCTTCTCACGGGAGAAGCTGCTGGACCGGATCTGGGGGCCCGACTACGCGGGCGACACCCGCACGGTGGACACCCACATCAAGAACCTGCGGGAGAAGCTGGGCGAGGGGGCCGGGATGATCGCCACTGTCTGGGGCGTCGGCTACAGGCTCGTGGAGGTGGCCGATGCGCAACCTTAA
- a CDS encoding sensor histidine kinase translates to MRNLNLVGKLWLSLSLLLLFVLIPLEYALDQVLERFYATQVTEPLLYHSRQLADMLAADEGAIVAAPMMAEMVGGEVVVLDEAGRPLEFVGASAVVPPEGTVQAVIAGRTFTGQLQTPEGRTFIVTGVPISGGGGGVLLLAPADPLRQSLQLARRYLWLASGITLLLGTGLALVMARSLTRPVLAMERATRSIATGDFSVRVAVDSTDEIGRLGQAINRMAAQLETYESNRREFLANVAHELRTPLSYIRGYTQALAEGIVTDPAEVRRYQQIVLDESIRVGRLVDDLMDLAQMGEGGMAFELIPLDLRVPVEQAALTVRPRAEEKGVRLAIDLPQPLPPVPADGGRIQQVVFNLLDNALRYTPAGGEIRVTAEAGVDAVTVRVRDTGEGIAPDLLPHVFDRFFGRRQGGRGLGLAVVRSIVRAHGGHVGAESRQGEGSTFWFRLPRTRE, encoded by the coding sequence ATGCGCAACCTTAACCTGGTGGGCAAGCTTTGGCTCTCGCTTTCGCTCCTGCTGCTCTTCGTGCTGATCCCCCTGGAGTACGCCCTGGACCAGGTGCTCGAGCGGTTCTACGCCACGCAGGTGACCGAGCCGCTTCTCTACCACAGCCGCCAGCTGGCCGACATGCTCGCGGCGGATGAGGGGGCGATCGTGGCCGCGCCGATGATGGCCGAGATGGTCGGCGGCGAGGTCGTGGTGCTGGACGAGGCCGGGCGCCCCCTGGAGTTCGTTGGCGCCTCGGCGGTCGTACCGCCGGAGGGGACGGTGCAGGCGGTGATCGCAGGCCGCACCTTCACGGGACAGCTGCAGACGCCCGAGGGGCGAACCTTCATCGTGACCGGGGTCCCGATCTCCGGGGGCGGCGGGGGCGTGCTGCTGCTCGCCCCGGCCGACCCGCTCCGGCAGTCCCTGCAGCTCGCCCGGCGCTACCTGTGGCTCGCCAGCGGGATCACGCTCCTCCTGGGGACCGGGCTCGCCCTGGTGATGGCGCGGAGCCTCACCCGACCCGTGCTGGCGATGGAGAGGGCCACCCGGTCGATCGCCACGGGCGACTTCTCGGTGCGGGTGGCGGTGGACAGCACGGATGAGATCGGTCGGCTCGGCCAGGCCATCAACCGGATGGCGGCGCAGCTGGAGACGTACGAGAGCAACCGGAGGGAGTTCCTCGCCAACGTGGCCCACGAGCTGCGCACCCCGCTCTCGTACATCCGCGGTTACACGCAGGCGCTGGCCGAGGGGATCGTGACGGATCCGGCCGAGGTGCGGCGCTACCAGCAGATCGTGCTGGACGAGTCCATCCGCGTGGGCCGCCTGGTGGACGACCTGATGGACCTCGCGCAGATGGGCGAGGGCGGGATGGCCTTCGAGCTGATCCCGTTGGACCTGCGGGTGCCGGTCGAGCAGGCGGCCCTCACCGTGCGGCCGCGCGCGGAGGAGAAAGGAGTGCGGCTCGCCATAGACCTGCCGCAGCCACTGCCGCCCGTGCCCGCCGACGGCGGCCGGATCCAGCAGGTGGTCTTCAACCTGCTGGACAACGCCCTGCGCTATACGCCCGCGGGAGGCGAGATCCGGGTGACCGCAGAGGCGGGGGTGGACGCGGTGACGGTGCGGGTGCGGGACACGGGCGAGGGAATCGCCCCGGACCTGCTCCCCCACGTGTTCGACCGCTTCTTCGGACGGCGCCAGGGGGGCCGGGGGCTCGGGCTGGCGGTGGTCCGGTCCATCGTCCGGGCGCACGGGGGTCACGTGGGCGCCGAGTCCCGGCAGGGCGAGGGCTCGACCTTCTGGTTCCGGCTGCCCCGCACGCGGGAATGA
- a CDS encoding PCYCGC motif-containing (lipo)protein, with product MAVTQATSQRKRPARRRTALALLLVALVTVAAGCASGQSPKNSAAQNVTTFPEGFPEAPDWYAGVVKPMKEAYLLAAHHQEALQHIPCYCGCGNFHRDNFACYFQRDGSDRVTAFDQHASGCQICVDVTRDVVAGLEAGKSVTQIRQEVDKKYQARGLQPTPTPMPPPDL from the coding sequence ATGGCTGTGACGCAGGCGACCTCACAACGGAAGCGGCCCGCACGGCGGCGGACGGCTCTTGCCCTGCTGCTGGTAGCGCTGGTGACCGTGGCTGCGGGCTGCGCTTCGGGGCAGTCCCCGAAGAACTCGGCCGCGCAGAACGTGACGACGTTTCCTGAAGGGTTTCCCGAGGCGCCCGACTGGTACGCGGGCGTCGTGAAGCCGATGAAGGAGGCCTACCTCCTCGCGGCGCACCACCAGGAGGCGCTTCAGCACATCCCCTGCTACTGCGGCTGCGGCAACTTCCACCGCGACAACTTCGCGTGCTACTTCCAGCGGGACGGCAGCGACAGGGTGACCGCCTTCGACCAGCACGCGAGCGGCTGTCAGATCTGCGTGGACGTCACGCGCGACGTGGTGGCCGGGCTCGAGGCCGGCAAGTCCGTCACGCAGATCCGCCAGGAGGTCGACAAGAAGTACCAGGCCCGGGGTCTCCAGCCGACCCCCACACCGATGCCCCCGCCAGACCTGTAG
- a CDS encoding sulfite exporter TauE/SafE family protein has product MEILSALSYEWYLMLSRLSSALSSPIEGLLGAQDIPGLSALLLGLLGGLAPCQVSANAGAIAYVSQSDPRRHPLWASVGAFVLGKAMVYALLGSLAVMLGWRLPAPAMVFLRRLSGPLLVAMALFLLGWIFWQGTLGAGIAERLQARLPRWLSPAFGLGAAFALSFCPTMAMIFFGWLVPLLLQARAGLLLAVIFAAGTAVPVLLWASALSLGRSTARAGLRGLRRADRYVRRIAGAVLLMLGLNDVLLYWFM; this is encoded by the coding sequence GTGGAGATCCTGTCCGCGCTTTCGTACGAGTGGTACCTGATGCTGAGCAGGCTGAGCAGCGCCCTGTCATCGCCCATCGAGGGCCTGCTGGGCGCGCAGGACATCCCCGGGCTGTCGGCCCTGCTGCTCGGCCTCCTCGGCGGCCTGGCTCCCTGTCAGGTCTCCGCGAACGCCGGCGCCATCGCCTACGTCTCCCAGTCGGATCCCCGCAGGCACCCGCTCTGGGCGTCGGTCGGCGCCTTCGTGCTGGGCAAGGCCATGGTCTACGCCCTCCTGGGCTCCCTGGCGGTAATGCTGGGCTGGCGCCTGCCCGCCCCCGCCATGGTCTTCCTGCGCAGGCTGTCGGGGCCACTGCTCGTGGCGATGGCGCTCTTCCTGCTGGGCTGGATCTTCTGGCAGGGCACCCTCGGCGCGGGGATCGCCGAGCGGTTGCAGGCGCGGCTGCCCCGCTGGCTCTCCCCCGCCTTCGGCCTGGGGGCGGCCTTCGCACTGAGCTTCTGCCCGACCATGGCGATGATCTTCTTCGGCTGGCTGGTGCCCCTGCTGCTGCAGGCGCGGGCGGGTCTGCTCCTCGCGGTCATCTTCGCCGCGGGAACCGCCGTGCCTGTCCTCCTGTGGGCCAGTGCGCTCTCGCTGGGGCGGAGCACGGCGCGCGCCGGACTCCGGGGCCTGCGGCGGGCCGACCGCTACGTGCGGAGGATCGCCGGTGCGGTGCTCCTCATGCTCGGACTCAACGACGTCCTGCTCTACTGGTTCATGTAA
- a CDS encoding PQQ-dependent sugar dehydrogenase: MHMREVELLQGASAGPVEATPGPEVPDDPAVLVAELAELAEQAATEYEVGAGQGQHAFEAVAPVSAEKSAVLREIAQRMELRPGQSDYTLEPGYAMERVVSGLTYPTSVLFDGEGGVYVVEGGFTYGPAKGPARVLKVDGQRLTVVVDGLQGPVSGALWHQGTLYVAEGGAPGRISRVVPGQGRTTLVSGLRTFGDHYGSELALSPDGYLYFGVGTATNSGVVGFDNYILGWLVQHPHEHDVPARAIRLAGDNYWDLNWLAGDPRRDQAWTGAFKPFGTPARAGEVIRGRLMANGALYRVRLDGSGLEVVADGFRNVFGLRFSPDGRLLALNHGFDGRGLRPIEGDWDSLWEVVKGGWYGWPDFASGLPVTAPRFRPRGQPQLRFALLEHPPLAGQPLLRLAPHSASMKFDFAPREFGFAGQLFIAQFGPGGPMTMDPRAAGATPGFRVVRANPASGQVRDFYVNRRPGTGGNWPERPIDVKFCPRDRCLYLVDFGVLEAVPGHFIPHAGSGSLWRIRRA; encoded by the coding sequence TTGCACATGCGGGAGGTCGAGCTCCTGCAGGGCGCCTCTGCTGGTCCGGTGGAGGCGACCCCCGGGCCCGAGGTGCCTGACGACCCGGCTGTGCTGGTAGCCGAGTTGGCCGAGCTGGCAGAACAGGCGGCGACCGAATACGAGGTGGGCGCCGGACAGGGGCAACATGCCTTCGAAGCCGTGGCGCCGGTGTCGGCCGAGAAATCGGCGGTCCTGCGGGAGATCGCCCAGCGGATGGAGTTGCGGCCCGGACAGAGCGACTACACCCTCGAGCCGGGCTATGCGATGGAGCGCGTCGTCTCGGGCCTGACCTATCCTACCAGCGTGCTCTTTGACGGCGAGGGCGGCGTCTACGTGGTCGAGGGAGGCTTTACCTACGGCCCGGCAAAGGGCCCGGCCCGGGTGCTGAAGGTCGACGGACAACGCCTGACTGTGGTGGTCGACGGACTGCAGGGCCCGGTCTCAGGAGCCCTCTGGCACCAGGGAACGCTGTACGTCGCCGAGGGGGGCGCGCCGGGACGCATCTCGCGGGTGGTGCCCGGACAGGGGCGAACCACGCTGGTTTCCGGCCTGCGCACCTTCGGCGATCACTACGGCAGCGAGCTGGCGCTGAGCCCAGACGGCTACCTGTACTTCGGCGTGGGCACGGCGACCAACAGCGGTGTGGTCGGCTTCGACAACTACATCCTCGGCTGGCTCGTGCAGCACCCTCATGAGCACGACGTGCCCGCTCGGGCCATCCGTCTGGCGGGCGACAACTACTGGGACCTGAACTGGCTGGCCGGCGACCCGCGCCGGGACCAGGCCTGGACGGGGGCCTTCAAACCCTTCGGCACGCCGGCCCGGGCGGGGGAGGTCATCCGCGGCCGGCTGATGGCCAACGGCGCCCTCTACCGGGTACGGCTGGACGGCTCAGGGCTGGAGGTGGTTGCGGACGGGTTCCGCAACGTGTTTGGGCTCCGGTTCAGCCCGGACGGCCGCCTGCTGGCACTCAACCACGGCTTTGACGGCCGCGGCCTCCGGCCCATCGAGGGGGACTGGGACAGCCTCTGGGAGGTCGTGAAGGGCGGATGGTACGGCTGGCCGGACTTCGCCAGCGGCCTGCCCGTCACGGCCCCGCGCTTCCGCCCGCGGGGTCAGCCGCAGCTCCGCTTTGCACTGCTCGAACATCCGCCGCTGGCCGGCCAGCCACTGCTGCGTCTGGCTCCCCACAGTGCGAGCATGAAGTTCGACTTCGCCCCCCGGGAGTTCGGCTTCGCCGGCCAGTTGTTCATCGCCCAGTTCGGGCCCGGAGGGCCCATGACGATGGATCCCCGCGCCGCCGGAGCGACGCCCGGGTTCCGGGTGGTACGGGCAAACCCCGCCAGCGGGCAGGTGCGTGACTTCTACGTGAACCGGCGTCCGGGAACGGGCGGCAACTGGCCCGAGCGGCCCATAGACGTCAAGTTCTGCCCCCGCGACCGGTGCCTCTACCTGGTGGACTTCGGCGTGCTGGAGGCGGTACCGGGGCACTTCATCCCCCATGCGGGATCCGGCTCGCTGTGGCGGATCCGCAGGGCATAG
- a CDS encoding ParM/StbA family protein: MERLIGVDLGYGFIKATDGREGFLFPSVVGDGSPYQPLRLATQESDPTDNLRIKVGDQVYHVGTLAVRQSRMAYRSLSTTRAEGNDLLVLFLAALSLFAHEPNTTFSVVTGLPPGRMHLSDEFVRSVKGDHRVVRYRAGNPEELYLRVERATVVPQPLGTYWSQVLDPRGRLPEHQPVPDGRIGIIDVGFRTTDLVTVEGGEYVPEHSRTIPTGLASAYGAIAASLLRDYGVERENHALDEAVISGEISVSGRRVDITGLREQAFAQLATKVLVEIRSTWQVADYDQLWVTGGGGHALQRYLVPQFPQASLIADPLTANSRGYLAWAHYIYGTGGAPWTDRTPVNPQSR; encoded by the coding sequence ATGGAACGGCTTATCGGAGTAGATCTCGGCTACGGATTCATCAAGGCTACGGACGGCAGGGAAGGCTTCCTCTTTCCGAGCGTCGTCGGCGACGGGAGCCCGTACCAGCCCCTGCGACTGGCCACTCAGGAATCGGACCCCACGGATAACTTGCGCATCAAGGTAGGAGACCAGGTCTACCACGTCGGGACGCTGGCGGTGCGCCAGTCCCGCATGGCGTACCGGTCGCTCTCCACCACGCGCGCGGAGGGCAACGACCTGCTGGTCCTCTTCCTGGCAGCGCTCAGCCTCTTCGCCCACGAGCCCAACACCACATTCTCGGTCGTCACCGGCCTGCCTCCCGGGCGGATGCACCTCTCCGACGAGTTCGTGCGCAGCGTGAAGGGCGACCACCGGGTGGTCCGGTACCGGGCCGGGAACCCAGAGGAGCTCTATCTGCGCGTCGAACGGGCGACGGTGGTCCCGCAGCCCCTGGGCACGTACTGGTCCCAGGTGCTGGATCCGCGCGGCCGGCTGCCCGAGCATCAGCCGGTGCCCGACGGCCGCATCGGCATCATCGACGTGGGCTTCCGCACCACCGACCTGGTGACGGTGGAGGGCGGTGAGTACGTGCCGGAGCACAGCCGCACGATTCCCACCGGCCTGGCCTCCGCCTACGGGGCCATCGCCGCCAGCCTGCTGCGCGACTACGGCGTCGAGCGGGAGAACCACGCGCTGGACGAGGCGGTCATCTCCGGCGAGATCAGCGTCAGCGGCCGGAGGGTGGACATCACCGGGCTGCGGGAGCAGGCCTTCGCACAGCTGGCCACCAAGGTGCTGGTGGAGATCCGCTCCACCTGGCAGGTGGCGGACTACGACCAGCTGTGGGTGACGGGCGGCGGCGGCCACGCCCTCCAGCGGTACCTGGTGCCGCAGTTCCCGCAGGCCAGCCTGATCGCAGACCCGCTGACGGCCAACAGCCGCGGCTACCTCGCGTGGGCGCACTACATCTACGGCACGGGCGGCGCACCCTGGACAGACCGGACCCCGGTGAATCCGCAATCTCGCTGA
- a CDS encoding bactofilin family protein: MFGWRRKPVSQPHTIIDRDTEIRGPLHSRGTLEIRGFVIGEVVHRGSLVVAPGGVCTGPVQADELFLRGEVHGDVAVSGTLRIGNGGQLFGDASCRRLIIDAGGRFVGKNLSGADEEADVRLAPLRRAEVPQTTVPAEPEPVRPAPEPEPGAPQGTFPPQQEEAGADPSPPTSLPEAEVPLSPEPAQPEAVQPEPLPAAEEPPAPVGAGLQVESAPVQPEAPAPAPPEPQPIVFHGFMRPRRTPADLAVRQNQ, from the coding sequence ATGTTCGGCTGGCGACGCAAGCCTGTCTCCCAACCGCACACCATCATTGACCGGGACACAGAGATCCGCGGCCCGCTGCACTCCCGCGGCACATTGGAGATCCGCGGGTTCGTGATCGGCGAGGTCGTCCACCGCGGGAGCCTGGTGGTCGCCCCCGGCGGGGTCTGCACCGGGCCCGTGCAGGCCGACGAACTCTTCCTGCGGGGCGAGGTTCACGGAGACGTGGCCGTCTCCGGCACCCTGCGGATCGGCAACGGCGGCCAGCTGTTCGGCGACGCGTCCTGTCGCCGCCTGATCATCGACGCCGGCGGGCGATTCGTGGGCAAGAACCTCTCGGGCGCTGACGAGGAGGCGGACGTGCGACTTGCGCCGCTGCGGCGGGCCGAGGTTCCGCAGACGACCGTTCCCGCAGAGCCCGAACCGGTTCGGCCCGCGCCGGAGCCCGAGCCCGGGGCGCCGCAGGGCACGTTCCCCCCACAGCAGGAGGAAGCAGGGGCCGACCCATCGCCGCCCACGTCGTTGCCGGAGGCGGAGGTGCCTCTGAGCCCCGAACCTGCGCAGCCGGAGGCGGTGCAGCCCGAGCCGCTGCCGGCGGCCGAGGAGCCGCCGGCGCCCGTTGGTGCAGGGCTACAGGTGGAGTCCGCTCCCGTGCAGCCGGAAGCGCCTGCTCCCGCACCGCCGGAGCCGCAGCCGATCGTCTTCCACGGGTTCATGCGGCCGAGAAGGACGCCCGCCGACCTTGCGGTGAGGCAGAACCAGTAA